The sequence below is a genomic window from Macaca nemestrina isolate mMacNem1 chromosome 13, mMacNem.hap1, whole genome shotgun sequence.
ATTTAAAGACTTTCTGCTGTATCTGAGATGCCGCAATTATTCACTGCTTATAGATCAGCCGGATAAGTGTGCAAAGAAACCCTTCTTGTTGCTGGCGATTAAGTCCCTCACTCCACATTTTGCCAGAAGGCAAGCAATTCGGGAATCCTGGGGCCAAGAAAGCAACACGGGGAACCAAACCGTGGTGCGAGTCTTCCTGCTGGGCCAGACACCCCCAGAGGACAACCACCCCGACCTTTCAGATATGCTGAAATTTGAGAGTGACAAGCACCAAGACATTCTTATGTGGAATTACAGAGACACTTTCTTCAACTTGTCTCTGAAGGAAGTGCTGTTTCTCAGGTGGGTAAGTACTTCCTGCCCAGACACTGAGTTTGTTTTCAAGGGCGATGATGATGTTTTTGTGAACACCCATCACATCCTGAATTACTTGAATAGTTTATCCAAGAGCAAAGCCAAAGATCTGTTTATAGGTGATGTGATCCACAATGCTGGACCTCATCGGGATAAGAAGCTGAAGTACTACATCCCTGAAGTTGTTtactctggcctctacccaccctATGCAGGGGGAGGGGGGTTCCTCTACTCCGGCCATCTGGCCCTGAGGCTGTACCATATCACTGACCAGGTCCATCTCTACCCCATCGATGACGTTTATACTGGAATGTGCCTTCAGAAACTCGGCCTCGTTCCAGAGAAACACAAAGGCTTCAGGACATTTGATAtcgaggagaaaaacaaaaataatatctgCTCCTATGTAGATCTGATGTTAGTACATAGTAGAAAACCTCAAGAGATGATTGATATTTGGTCTCAGTTGCAGAGTGctcatttaaaatgctaaaatagaTACAAACTCAATTTTGCATAGAAAGGTGTATTTTGAATAGTTTCCATGTTGTGTTCTCACATTAGAGTAATTTCTATATTAAACCATGAAAATTGCCTTTACGAGTGAGATCCATTTGAGGGCCTCTAAACCCTTCAATGTGGTACTCACGTGAAGAGGGAAAGCGGAAGATGGTCATTTTTTTACGGATAATATGGCAGGATGATTGGTTCTGATCTTACCAGCTAGTGGTCATTTTTGAAAAACTTGTACCCTCTTATCTGAAATCATGTTTCTGGAATTTGAccattttaagttattttgctTGCCCTCTTCTATAATATTCCTACTTCCCATAATAATGACTGATTTATTCGTAATTCAGGTGTTTATAAACATATTGGCTACAAAGACTTTGTTAAACGTGATCCGGTGATTTTCGTGAAATggaattatgtttatttttatgggaTTTGGGTAAATTTTAAATTGTCCAGAAAACTGAACTTTCAGTTATCAATTGTGGAATTCAGTTTTTCAATTGTGGAAATTTCCTGCTACCCCAACAGTATTTTTGTGTGTTAATTAATTTTGCAAAATAAGAATCATTGTGTGACACTCATCTAATTTATCTTGTTGTGATCTTATGGTCATAATAAGGAGAAAGAgggtttaatttttcttatatttggtTTGCTGGGTGGTACCATAGTCTAATTTTAGTATTTGAAAATGAGTATGATTCCTTAATGGCCAGCTGAAGATTGAATTGCCCCTAACAACCGTATTGTGTTAGTGAATTTTCAATGTGGACCAGGAAAGCATATGTAACTTTTGAACTTGAGTGAAAAGATTGAAGTTGCAGACTTTTGCATAGATGGTTTGTCAATTTAAAACTCCAGAATTTATTATTGCCATATTTCCACATGCTGCTTATACAAGATTATTATTCTGAGTAGTAATTGCTTCCCTGTCTATGTAGAAGtgcctgtttttatttattgttcaGATCAAAGaccaaaacattttcttaaatatattttatgtaatattttatttgtatacagtGTTGTTGATGAAATATTTAACTAGAGcatgatattttaaatgttaagatataacatatgttaaataaaactgttatttttgaattttaaaacttgtttttttggGGGTATGAACTACTAGAGTTTAAAATTCTGCCAAACTATTATATATGTACTATTGTGTATCAtactttcttgaaatatttttgtttatagaaTTGAAGGTTCTTTATCAGATGGGATACTGGGGACtataaataatggaaataaagccactgtatttttaattgtttgtgtAATGTGTAATCTATAATCCTTTTGTTTCccatatttgaaaacattttccctGAAAGAGGCCAGTTTCCCCCCAAAAACCATTACAGTGGTGTTGAACTATCGCTGTCTCTCAGTGCGTCATCCATCTTTGCATTTAAAATCCCCAAAGTGCTTTCCCGTTTAAAGTCTTTAAAGAAAAGtgagaatatttatttatgcTTCCCTTTTCAGTGAGTATAAGTAATTTAATTAGGGAGTGGTGTGGCATTGTAAAGATTGTGTTATCCTAAGCCATTTCTATTTTGGAGTTTGTAGCCACAAAGATGAAATACAGAGGCAGCCTTGACTACTCGATTTCCTTTCATAGACCCATGTTGAGAAGACACTACTAACGTCCAGTGGGAAACGAGTAGACGATTGATGAAGCTCAAAAAACAGAAGGGTTAGTGTTATAAGAGCAAACTGTCTTCTGTTTGGAATATGGAAGCCATTTCTGAGCAAGTATGAGGACACAGGTACTTGATTTGAGATTGAAGACTATTTTCAGCCTGGTCTTCCTGAAGGTTTCCTGGGGCCTGCATCTGCCTTCTACTCCTGTGGCTGCTAGCACACACCTCCCAGACGGCCACATTGCCACATTATGGTTAGAGAAGAGTAAAGAAGTAAAGAAGCTCTGAGAACATTCACAGGTAATTGGATCACATTTGCATTTGTCCATATAACCTGACCACGCATTCTCAGGTAATAGGTTCCTCCTCTCAGAGGAATTTCAACTTTTTTATTGTTAGGGATTCCCCTTCCCTGAGGTTTCAAGTCTCTTGTAGAGAAAGAAGAGATGGAGCAGGTTTTTGAATGAGGTGTGGAAGGCCACTGGGGGGCCTTTTCTGAGCCTTCAGTCCACGTGTGTGCTGTTATTTGAATATGAGTTCTTGGTGCTGATGACATTTGGATGAGATGATCTCTGGCCTTTCATTTGGCAGAAGTTCTTGTGCAATGGCTGCCCCAGCCCACCACCTGGTCATTGCTGCCCTGTGACATGGACCTCATGGACTTTTCAGCAGAGCACATTAGGTTTTAGAGCGTTACACATGCTTGGGCTCCGTTATGGCACTGACCCTTAAATCCAGGAAGGCCTCTCTTGGTGCCCACAATATGGGTTCTCACCTGATCCCCCATCTCACGGGTGGAACTGCTATAAGTCTAACTTCTTCTTTGAGAACTGCTTAACAATTTAGGCCTCAAGGGAAACTGGCATTTTGGGCCCTTTTCTTGGCTATTCCCAAGTCATGTTGATTTTGGGTTTGAAGGTCAAGAAGGCTGAAAGAGCATTGCCAGGGTTTGGACTATTCATGAACCCAAGCAGGTCTTAAGAAAAGGATGCAAGAGACAAGAATGGCTCATTCCCATTCCTGATCCTGGTTATACCTATCTCCTTTCTTGAGATGGTCAAGAGAGGCCGGAAAGAAGAACAGGAAGTTGTGGGAGTGGCTTTGTTACACTTGGAAGTTGAGTCAAGAATTAAAGACACCCAAAGTGGGCCATCTCCTATTCGTCAACTCCTGACTGGTGGTGATGCGGAATATTTGATGTCCTGGGTCATCTTGACTTTCTCAGATGCAAAAAGGGTGACTTTACTAATGCAAAGGATGGGAAGCTGAGATGAAGCCTTCACTTGGGTCAAAAGTTTAACTTCCCCATGATTTGCAAGATGGAGTGAAAATTCTTGTTTCTTGCCTAGAACAGGAAAATACATACTTTACATGCTGGGCTATTGAGGCTATGAAGTTAGATTTTCCTTAACATAAATCCAATTGCTAGAAACATTTGCCAAATAAGATTTCTTGAACTGAACTTCATTTGCATTAAtatgaaaaattgaaatattGCGACTCATGAAGGTCTGAAAGtaatacactaaaaaaaaaagttttgcccTTAATATCATATCTTGAAAGGTAGAGGCCAAGGATGAAGGACTTTTGTCTTTAAAGAGCCCTAAAAAAGCTTGTTTGCTCACATGATATGAATTACCATATTGGTTATAAATGTGCAACTTTCTATATACTACTAAAAGCACTGCCAATATGATTTTTATCAGTTGTGCCTCAATTACAGAGATACTAAAATGTGACATCTTAATTAAATATTACATCATAGAATAATTGAAATACAGCATGAgcctttatgtattttttttttttccttttttttgagacggagtctcgctctgtcggccagactggagtgcagtggtgcaatcttggctcactgcaagctccgcctcctgggttcacgccattctcctgcctcagcctcctgagtagctgggattacaggcgcccgccaccattcccagctaatagtagagatggggtttcaccgtgttagccaggatggtcttgatctcctgacctcatgatccgcccaccttggcctcccaaaatactgggattacaggcgtgagccaccgtgcccagcctgtctttatgtatttttttaagccCTTAAATTGAAAGATGGAGTCCTGTTCAGGTACATTTCCTGCTTCTGTCCCTTTGACCTGTATTTATGAATTCTCATCCCAAGCCACCCTGGTGGCTTTTAAGCTTTGCCAGTTGCTTTCTTCTTGGCTGTTGTTCATGGTGAAAGGGGATATATTAACTGCACTGAAGCAGCGAGAGTAGTTTTAATTTGATTGTAATCCAAGGGCTTATTTCTAAGTCAAGGGCCTGGCAGTTGAACAAAGGTGTTTCCAGCTTCCCGACAGCTGCCCCACGTGGGATTGAAGGGTGGGCCTCTGATGCTCCTCAGGCAATAAGCCACATGGAGAACTTGTAAGTGCTAGTAAGAGCTCACCTCACTGCCTTGGAAACCTACCATCCGAAGCCTACCATCCTGTGACTCGCCCTTTCCCAGCCTGTCTTCAACTCACATCCTCTCTTCCTGCTCATCACCTCAGCCCTTCCTGAAGTTGGCTTTCCTAGCTCTTCTACTGGGCATCAACTTCCaccacctcttaaaaaaaaatctcaagtacAAAATAAACATCATCCTATCCTTGGTTTGGGTTTTTCCAGAAAACAAACTTTAAGACAGGGATTCTAGTGCGGGTAGATTTTTTTGGGGGAAGTGCAGGTACAAAGTTCGGCAGGAAGTGGCCCTTGGAAAGGCAGCAGATGAGGAGTGTGAAGCCACTGCCACCGTGGGATTGGAGCTCAACCCCACAGGGAATCTGGAGGACGGTGCAGAATACGTGCCTCAGAATGCGCCTCTCTGAGGCTTGAAGGAGctgaactccttttttttttgagatggagtctcactctgtcgcccaggctggagtgggcacaattagtggcacgatctcagctcactgcaacctctgtctcccaggatgaagcaattctcctgcctcagcctcccgaatagctgggactacaggcgcccatcactgcgcccagctagtttttgtatttttaatagagatggagttttgccatgttgaccaggctgatcttgaactcctgacttcaggttctccacccacctcgccctcagcaaagtgctgggattacaggcatgagtcatcacacccggcctgaactattttattttttattttattttttttttgagatggagtctcgctctgttgcccaggctagagtgcagtggtgcaatcccagctcactgcaaactctgcctcctgggttcaagtgcttctcctggctcagcctcgcaagtagctgagattacaggcacgtgtcacccatctggctaatttttgtattttcagtagagacggagtttcatcatgttggccaggctggttttgaattcctgacctccagtcatctgcccgccttggcctcccaaagtgctgggatcacaggcaagagccaccgtgtctggccttaGTAGATTGTAGAATTCTACTGCAACCATCACTCCACTCTACTACAAAGCCAATTTGGTTTTAAGTCATGATTCTACCTGCCCtctagaaattttttattttggtcatCTTTTTTTCTGTACAAAATTTCCTAAACAGTTTGTTCTGTGATTGCCTCTCTTTCCATAGGAGCCTGTTCTTCATGGATGTAAGGACTGTTTATAAGAAAATGAATTagagttgtgttttttgttttgttttgttttgttttgttttttaacaattcTTAGTTATCTCAGGGATTAGGTGAGTTGTTGTTCACCTAATTCTTCTAATTCTTATGGAGAAGAACAAATTCTAAGTGATGCTTGGTCCTTTAATGAAGGGCTGAACTGATTTGTAGAAGTTCCTAGGAGGTGTTTCTTTTTCTGGACTGTTAACCCACAAGGCCACTTCCTACATTGGAAGGCTGGGTGAGGGTCACTGTGGCTTCCTTTCAGGCACTGAGCAGGTGGGGGGCAGGTAGACTTGACCCCGAATGTTTGAGCTGCCTTTCTTCCCTTTGCTTCGGGTCTGTTTCGCGGTGTTCTACTCAGCTGCTTCACCCTGAACCCTGTACCTCCCCCGCAGTTTAGGGAACATTCCTTAGCAGGTAAGCATCTGAGCTCATGCTCACTTAAcctgtgtgtttgcatgtgcgCATGTGCGCATGTGCGTGTGCATATGAGTTCTAGGAGGAAGAGCTGGTGAAGCCAGCCCCCCCGTTAGTCACCCCTTCTGCCTCCTCCAAGCTGGGAGCCTTTCCAGGGAAGCCTTCCTATAACCCACATCCCACGCAGCCTTCTCCCCGTCATGTGCTGGGCTGCGGTTTCCTTTTCCAGTTTGGCCATTAATACGATGCCGGATGTTTCCCATCTTTCACAAAATGAATTATTTCTCTTGGTGGTATTGTCTTCACTGCCAGTGCTGCCTTGGGCTTCTTTATTATATCCTTTGTTATTTAGGGAAAGAGACAAACATTTTTGACCATCCACTATTCTGACCTGGGAGCCCCcagcattttaaatgtatttttaatttaatttaattttttgttttgagacaaagtctcactttattgcccaggctggtgtgcaatggtgccatctaggctcactgcaacgtccgcctcctgggtttaagtgatccttgtgcctcagcctcccaagtagctgggaccacaggtgtgcgccaccacaccatgcctggctaattttttttttttttttggtatttttagtagagatggggtttcgctatgttggccaggctggtctcgaactcctggcctccagtgatccacctgccttggcttgccaaagtgctgggattacagatgtgagccaccgtgtctggcctatttataatttttaaagatagggtctctgtcacccaggctggagtgcagtgatgcaatcctagctcactgcagcctcaacctcctgagctcaagtgaccctcccatctcagtctcctgagtagctgggactccaggcgcgcACCCCCATGCTTGACTCCCCAGCATTTTTTCCTGTCTTCCCTGACCTGAGGCCTTTACCACATTGATCTCCACACCTGGaaattctccttcctgctgtgGATATGGCATCCGTTGCCCAGGTTCTGGAATTTCTGCCTGAAAGCTTCCTTTGGCTGCTAAGTGCTGGGCCTGAGCCTCCCACACTGCCCCCACAGCCTCTGCCTGggctccttccttggcctccccgCTCAGTCCTCAGGGTTATCTCTGTGGGCGCTCTCCCCGAAATATTTCCGCCTCTCGTTCCTTTCTGAGTCAAGCCCACTCTTGAGTCTAGCTCCGTGAAGGGGCTGTTGGCCGTTCATACCAAGAGAACCCTTCCAGGTTTACTCCTCACTCACCCATTCCCAGCGTCGGTGCCCTCGCCCTTCTCTTTCACTGGAGTCCAATCCACCCTCCCTTTCAAACAGTTctgcctctccagcacctgccctCAGTGTCTCCCTGGATGTGCAAGTCTCCCTGTCCTTGAAGCCAGCACAGACTCCCAGGGTCCCTTTGCCCATTTGTGTACACTTCTCAGCTTCAAACCCAGCAAGTCTCCTGCCCCATCCCCTTCCTGGGGAAATGGGTCTTTTTCGGAGGCCCCAGGCCTGAGGGAGGtctgttttgtagaaatggaagGGGTTCCGTTTTATGTTTTCTAAGGTGTATTTTCCACAGAGTTAAAAGGATTgtcaactgggtgtggtggcttatgcctgtcatcccagcacttcgggaggctgaggcaagaggattgctttaaggccaggagtttcaggccagcCCTGGTGACTTAGTGAGAATGCGTCTctattgcaaaaaataaaaaataaaaggactgTTGCTTGGCTCCTGATCCTTTTAAGTGCTTTTAGCTCTGGGACAGGCCCTCAGTTCCCTTCCAAGTGGCTCTGGGTTGCCCAGGAGTGTGACGGAGGTAAGAATGTCCCTCATATCAAGGCAAGAACGTGAGTAAGGTCGGTGCCTCCATCGTCATTAGGATCAGAGTACATTCTATTTTGCTTGTCCTTGTCGATATCTGCCCTGTGGTCAGAGTCAGCACCCCCACATTCCTGCACTCAAATGTAGAAGCTTCCCCTCCTCTGACTGCCTTGGGGTGAGGCCCCTGCCCCTTGTCTACGGGAACAGAGCGGAAAGGACCTGAGACAGAGCTGTCTCCCTCTGCCCTATCCTCCTCCTTTGCCCCTTCTGCCGAGCTCAGTAGTGGGAAGGTGGCCTTGGGAAGGGGCCCCTGGGGCTTGTCCACAGACACTCAACCATGCCCAGGTGGCATCCCTTCAGCTGTCAAAATTCCCGGGGTGGGTGGGTAGGAAGCAGCCAGGCCCTTCCAGGCTCAGTTTGGCTCTACCCAAGACCTCCCTGGACACTAGAGAAAGTCCCAGCTCTCACGTCCTTTTGACTCAGTGATCCTCTGGGGCTCTTCCTCCTCTCGTTCAAGGGTTCGAGGCAACTGGGGTCAGAGTACCTTTTTCTACTTTTCCCATCTCATTGCAAAATGTGGCGTAGTAATGAGGTGTTAACTCATCAGTGGATAATTTATAGTCTGGCATGGAGAGAGGGGAATGAAAATGTAGACTTTTATTGACACAACATGAAGACTGCAGTGGGGAAAAGCTTGCAGGAAACCTAACTGGGCGGAGATTCGGGAATCAGGCAACAGGTGCCAAGGCGCTGCACAGGGACCCAGCCTGGGTCCTGCCTTGTCATTTCAGCTattggaaactgagaacagaccTACCTGCTTCCGAGTTGCAGTCAACCAGGAGGCCAGAGCTGTGACTGCCTCAGCAGCTGCTGCCAGCTGCTGTTTTCCTAGCTGGGGAGGTGGGAGAACCCAGGgaaaacctcagaaaaacaaagacaaaaacttGAATGTGGACAAGCTCAAATGTCTTAAATAGCAACAATATCACATGAATCTTTCCTCTTGTGGGATATGAGAAATGAGTGGTAGACACTGAAGATAAAGTTGTTGGGCTTAAAGTTGGTGGGAAATGCCTTTATTTAATTGCAAAAGTCTGTAAAAGTGAGTCACCATGGAAGGAATGAAGAAGGAGGGGTTGTGATGGACTGTCAAGAAAGCTGGGGAACTTTCCCACTCACTGTCTTGTAGAACAAGACAAACAGAAGATGCAAAACCACCCCACCGAGGCAGGCTCTGGAGGCCGGGGGAGAGCATTTCATTGTTGGGGGCAGCCTGTCTCGCTGGTCCTGCCTCCAGAAGTTGGAGAGATGCTTATCTTACTGAGTGTTTAGCACTTGTCCCTGCAACTGAGTACCTGCTCAACA
It includes:
- the LOC105465119 gene encoding N-acetyllactosaminide beta-1,3-N-acetylglucosaminyltransferase 2, whose amino-acid sequence is MSVGRRRIKLLGILMMANVFIYLIMEVSKSSSQEKDGKGEVIIPKEKFWKISTPPEAYWNREQEKLNRQYNPILSMLANQTGEAGRLSNISHLNYCEPDLRVTSVVTGFNNLPDRFKDFLLYLRCRNYSLLIDQPDKCAKKPFLLLAIKSLTPHFARRQAIRESWGQESNTGNQTVVRVFLLGQTPPEDNHPDLSDMLKFESDKHQDILMWNYRDTFFNLSLKEVLFLRWVSTSCPDTEFVFKGDDDVFVNTHHILNYLNSLSKSKAKDLFIGDVIHNAGPHRDKKLKYYIPEVVYSGLYPPYAGGGGFLYSGHLALRLYHITDQVHLYPIDDVYTGMCLQKLGLVPEKHKGFRTFDIEEKNKNNICSYVDLMLVHSRKPQEMIDIWSQLQSAHLKC